Genomic DNA from Gemmatimonadota bacterium:
CGGGCGGATCACGCTGAGCGACCGGTGCCTGATCGAGACGGAAGGGTTCCCGTCACGGGCTATCGCCGGCAGCGATAAACCGGAAAACGCCCGACGCCAGGAACGGGACCTGGCCGACGAGGCGGAGTTCCTGCAGTTGTTGCGGGAGCGCTTCGGCATCGAACCCTGAACCGGGACCAGGAGAGGTGCCGGGGTTCGGACGTCACACAGATTCCACGAAATGCGAAGGGATATGAGCGAGTTAATTATTGTAGGAGACCGGGTGCTCGTCGAGCAGCACGACGGCGAGCAGCTCACCCATTCGGGACTTTACCTGCCCGCCACGGTGACCGAGAAGGAAAAGGTGGGGACCGGAAAAGTCGTCCGCGTGGGACCGGGGCACCTGATGCCCAATCCGGACTACAACGAGGGCGACCCGGTAACCAGGCCCGCAGAATCGGTGCGCTACCTGCCGCTTCAGGCCCAGACGGGCGATTTCGCCTTCTACCTGCGCAAGGAGTCCATCGAGATCAATTACCAGGAGAAAACCTATATCATCGTCCCGCACAACGCCATCCTGGCGCTGGTGCGATCCGACGGCAACGTGCTGCAGGACCTCGAGGACCTGCTCGGTGAAGAGTAACGGGATCTTAAGACCGGTTGATTAACCCAATAGAAGGAGCGTGAACCAATGAACAGGACGGCGGCCTACAGCAGGGCACAGCAAGGCATACCTGTCGCGCAACTGGGTGTCGACGTGCGCGGGGCGTTTATCACCCGTACCTACACCCATCTTCTCGGGGCGATCCTGGCTTTCGCCCTGATCGAGATCTATTTGTTCCAGACCGGCATGGCGGAATCGATCGCCCGCGTGCTGCTCGGCGGGTCCTGGCTCATCGTACTGGGCGGGTTCATCATCCTGAGCTGGATCGCGTCCCATTTCGCGCACAGTGCGCAGACCAAGGGCGGTCAGTACGGCGCGCTGGGGCTGTTCGTCGTAGGCGAGGCCATTATCTTCACGCCGCTGCTCTACGTTGCCGATTCCATGGCGCCGGGTGTGATCAACAGCGCCGCCACGGTTACGCTCCTCGGGTTTCTCGGGTTGACGATCGTGGCCTTTCATACCCGCAAGGACTTCTCCTTCCTCGGCGGACTGCTGAGGTGGGGGTTCATCTGCGCGCTCGTGCTGATCGTGGCCAGCGTGCTATTCGGATTCCACCTGGGGACGATCTTCACCGTGGCTATGATCGTACTGGCCGGCGGCGCGATCCTTTACGACACATCGAACGTATTGCATCACTATCCCGAAGACCGGCACGTTGGCGCGGCGCTTCAACTCTTCGCCTCCGTGGCGCTGTTGTTCTGGTACATTCTGCAGTTCTTCCTGTCCTCTAGAGACTAAATACACCCGGGCAGGAGGCACCAAGGCGCCAATTCATCGATCAGGGAGGAATTCCAGGGATGTTCAAATACATGCGTATCAAGACTACGTTGTCCATAGGCCTGATGGCCCTCGTGCCGGCGCTGTTTGCGCTGGCTTGCGAGGGAAAGGTGGGACCGACCGGACCGGAAGGGCCGCCGGGACAGGAGGGACCGCGAGGACCGGAGGGGCCGTGAGGCCCAACTGGCACGGACGGAAGTACGGGACCGGTAGGACCGCAGGGACCGCCTGGCGAGGTTCGGGTCATCGACCTGGACCTGATCGGCTCGTGGCGGGCCGTGGGTACGGATCTCGGTCAGACCCTTGCGCAGAACCTACGGGATTTCCTGATGAACATAGGGGGACTGGACGAAGCGACCGCCGATGCCATTGTCGCCGAGTTTCTCAAGGAAATCGAAGCAGACCTGGCGAACTCGTCCCTCGGGACATTGACGCTGAACGCCGACGCCACCGCCTCCAATCACCTGGATGAATCGGCCGTGTGGTCGGCCAACGGCAGCATTCTGGTCCTGAAACAGGACGACACCGTCGTTTTTCTCGGCAATTACGTGGTCGAGAACGACCGCCTGACCCTGACCCTGACCAGGGATCATGTGCTGCAGTTGATCCAGGCCGGTTCCGAAGAACCCCCGACGCAGGACGAGCTGATGCTCTTCGACGTAGTTTTCGGTGAGGATGGCGGGATCAGCTTCTTCTTCGAACGGGATTAGCCCAGAACGCCGCGTTCATCGCTCACCGTTTTCACCGGACCGCGTTCATAGCAACCTTAGTAATCTTAGTAACCGGACCGCGGGCGGTGTCATCAGAAAAGGTACGCATGCACCCCAGAATCAGGACCATCGGCAGGGAAGTCGTTTCCTTCGGGCTCATCGCGCTGGTCCTGCTGGCGGCCCGGTCTACCCTTGCCGACCACTATACCGTCCCATCCGGTTCCATGGAATACACGCTCCTACCGGGGGACCGGATCTTCGTGGCCAAGTACACCTACGGCTTCCGGATTCCTTTCACGGACTGGAAGCTCACCGAGGGACGGGAAGTGGAACGGGGCGAGGTGGTGGTCTTCGATTCGCCCGTGGAAGACATCCGCCTGGTGAAGCGGATCGTCGGCGTGGGAGGCGACACCGTGTCTATCCGCGGGGGACAGGTTTCCATCAACGGCACGACGATGGGTTCCTACACGGATATGCGGGAGGAGTTCTACGGCGAACGCCGGGTCCGTCTGAACCTCAGTTACAGCGGGGGGGAGGACTACGGTCCGGAAGTCATTCCCCCCGGGTATCTCCTGGCCATCGGAGACGCCCGGGGGAACAGCAAGGACGGCCGGGTCTTCGGATTCATCTCAAAAGACGCGGTCTACGGCCGGGCCGTGTCCGTCTACTACCGCGACGGCGAAGGCCTCTGCTGGCTGAAGCTGTAGCGGAACGCGGGACCGGGTGAGCACCGGCCCCGGTTGACCGTGGGTCCTACTGCGTTTCCGTCTTCGTTTCCCCTGCCTCTTCCTTCTCTCTCTCTTCCGCGCGCTGCTGACGCTGCATTGGGTTTTCCGGCGTCCTGAATCGCTGCTTGAACAACTGGAAACGCGTCGGTTTCGATTGCGGCGGCCAGACGTTGTTGCTCAGATCGGTATCCGCGGTCTCCAGGAAGGGATCGAGGGTGATCCTCTCCACCGGTTGGTCCATGACGAACACCTTGGTCACGCTGTCGTCCCGGTACCGCCATATCTCCGCCGGAATCCGCTGCACTTCCTTCGTGCCGTCCTCGAGCTCAAACTCCAGGATCACCGGCATGACCAGCCCGCCGACGTTCTCGAAAGTCAGTTCGTAGAAGTGCTTGCCGCTTTCCAGGATGGCCAGGTCCTCTGGGGTCAGGCTTTCCAGATAGCTTTCATACTCGTCCTGGTCGAGGATGGAAACCTCGAAGGGATCGTACCTGTTGTAGAAATCGACCAGCGTCGAGTCCTGCGCGACCATCGGGTCCGTGATATCGGTCCGGTTGCGCGCGTAGCTGATCCCGCGGTTCTCCTCTTCCCGGTCCGTCCGGGCGATCTCCTTCTCCACCTCCGGATCCCGCGTATTGATCTGGAACCACTTCACGTCGCCCAACCCGAGATCCACGTGGTCCGTGCTGTAGAACCACCCGCGCCAGAACCAGTCCAGGTCCACCGCGGACGCGTCTTCCATGCTGCGGAAGAAATCCTCGGGGGAAGGATGCTTGAACATCCAGCGCTGTGAATAGCTGCGGAAGGCATGGTCGAAGAGTTCCCGGCCCATGACGGTCTCCCGGAGGATGTTCAGCGCGGTAGCGGGCTTGCCATAGGCGTTGGGCCCGAGCTGGAACACAGACTCCGAATTGGTCATGATGGGGGATATGCGCTCCACGTCACCCTTCATGTAATTCACGATCTGGTGGGCGGGTCCGCGGCGGGAAGGATACTCGGTATCCCATTCCTGTTCGGCCAGGTACTGGAGAAAGGTGTTCAGCCCCTCGTCCATCCACGTCCACTGCCGCTCGTCCGAATTGACGATCATGGGGAAGTAGTTGTGGCCGACCTCGTGGATGATCACGCTGATCATGCCGTACTTCGTCCGCTCGCTGTAGGTGCCGTCCGGTTCCGGCCGGCCGCCGTTGAAGCAGATCATCGGGTATTCCATGCCGATGCGGTTCGTGTGCACGGAAATCGACGTGGGATAGGGATAGTAGAAGGTGTACTTCGAATAGACGTCCATCGTATGGGCGACCACCTTCGTGGAATACCGTTCCCACAAGGGGTTGCCCTCCTTGGGATAGAAGGACATGGCCATGACGTGCTGGGGGCCGGACATGACGCCCATGGCGTCCCAGATGAACTTTCGGGAACTGGCGAAGGCGAAGTCACGCACGTTATCGCCATGGAAAACCCAGGTCTTCTTCTCGGTCGCACGGCTCTTCTCCGCTTCGATGGCCTCCGCTTCGGTCACGATCATGACGGGCTCGTCCGCCGTCCTGGACCGCTCGAAACGTGCCTGCTGCTCGTCGGTCAGCACGTCCTTCGGGTTCTGGAGCACGCCGGTCGCCGCGACGATATGGTCGGCCGGCACGGTAATGCTGACCTTGTAGTCGCCGAAAGGCAGGGTGAACTCGCCCCGGCCGAGGAACTGCTTGTTCTGCCAGCCTTCGACCTCGTTATACACCGCCATGCGGGGGAAGTACTGGGCGATGGCGTAGAGATAGTTGTCGTCTTCCTCGAAGTACTCGAAACCGGAACGGCCGCCGATCTTCATCCGGTCGTTGATGTTGTACCACCATTTGATCTTGAACGTGAAGGACCGACCGGGACGGAGCGGCTCGGGGATATCCACGCGCATCATCGTATTGTTGATGGTATGGGGCAGCGGGTTGTCGCGCCGGTCCCGCACCCACTCGATCTTGAAGCCGCCGTCGAAGTCGTTCAGCAGCCTGCGCAGCTGGGCGAAACTCATCTGCCCCGAAACCCGGCTGCCCGCGATCTTGCGCGTGTCCGAGTCCAGTGCCCTCACGTTCTGGTCGAGCTGCACCCAGAGGTAGGCCAGTTCGTCGGGCGAGTTGTTGTGGTAGGTGATGACCTCGGTGCCGTAGAGACGCTGCGTCTCGTCGTCGAGCTCGATCTCCATCTCGTAATCCGCCTCGTTCTGCCAGTACTGGTGGCCCGGCGCGCCGGAAGCGGTCCGGTACACGTTCGGCGTCGGGGCTTCCTGCTTGATCTGGCGGAACTTGCTCCGATTGATCGATTCAGGGCCCTTCTGGGCTATCACGGAGGTGGAAAGGCACGCGATGCTCAACGCGTACACGTAGAATAGAAGGCGTTTCGCCATGGATGGTCTCCTGGTTTCTTAAAGTGTTGCGTTTCAGTCAATACAGATCGATATGAATTATGAAATATATGGATTGGACGGGCGCGTGTAAAGAATCATCCGGGGGGACGAAGGACGGGGGCGCGTGCCGGAGGACGGGGACGGAGGTCGCGTGCCGGGGACGGGAAGCGCGTGCCGGAGGACGGGGCGCACGCCGGGCGGCGCAAGGCTGAACGAATGGACGACGCAGTCCACATGGGACAACACGGCCCGCGTCTGGTTCGCGTTGGCTTGCTCCAATCAATAAACTACCTACCCCTTGGCGAAATACATGGTCACGACCTCTATATCCTTGAACATGATTCTCAGCAGTTCCGCTTCCTCCTCGTCCTCTGCTTCAAGACCCGCGGTAGCCAGCAGCGCAGCAATTGGAAACTGGAGTGACAGCGTGGTGTCCGTAACCGTGTAACCCACGCTGAACGTCTCGCCGTCTGATGTGGTGACGTTGATTCGATTGCCGGACACCTGGAACCGGTCTGGCGGTTCGTTATCGAAAACCACGGTGCCGTCGGCCCTGAAGTGGAGGGTAACGGCGAATGTAACATTGGTATCACCAAGCATGTCGGCTATCACCATGTCGGCCTGGCTTGCAGTCAGGCCCTCCCCGACAAGGTACTCCCGCAGGTTGGCCGCCAGTTTGGCATCGAAATCGTTCCCCGTATATCTCCATGTGCCGATCAGTTTGGCGGCAGGATCCGGTTCCGGGGTAGGCGTCGGGGCCGTTGGCATGTCGTCATCGCCACAGGCCAGTGTGAACATGACGGTCAGCATCAGTAGAACGCGCATGTCATATCTCCTGCGGGAAGGTCCCGCCAAACTCTCGCGGGAGGATGGGTATTCCGATCTGGTTTGTCGCCTGGTATACCCGTTTCCTACGGGGTGCTGCCTGGCTACTCGATTTGTACCTGAAGATACATGCTTTGGGTTCGTAAATCGAACTGTTTTATACCTTTACTATGACAATACCGTGATTTTGTCCGATTATGCATGATTCAGGAAGTTATCCTTTAATGAGGTCGCAGACCGTTTACGTCCCGGTCGAAGACGCTATGGATAACCCCCGCGGACATCGAGGCAGGCATAGGGCAAGATCCGACAAAAGATTCGAGTTGCCTGCCTTGCCGAAATCGGATAACTTCGGTGCTCGGGGACGACCCGAAATTCGTGTCGCGCAGTGGCGTGGTGCGTAGTGTCACGCTGCGCCGGCATATGGGAGGAGCCGATGAAGTGGTTACACACCTGGATGGCCGTGTCGAGTACGCTGCTGGCCGGTGGACTCCTTCTGACGGTCGACGCGGAAAGCGCAGCCCGTTCCATGGGAGCAACGCGCCACGCGGCCCATCCATTCTACATCAGCGTCTGCCAGGTCGATCACAACGCCGATACCGGCGCGCTGGAGATGTCTTTTCGCATCTTCATGGACGACCTTGAACTGGCCCTGGAAACGATGGGCACAGAACGGTTGCACCTGGGCACGGAGCGCGAGGCCGAAAAGGCGGACATCTACATCGGCCGGTATCTCGCTCGCCACGTCGTTATCGAGATAAACGGACGTCGCGTCAGCGCCGCCTTTCTCGGGAAAGAAGTGGACCCGGACGCGATCTGGTGTTACGTGGAGGTCGAGAACATCCCGGTGCTGGAATCGATGACCATGACGAATTCGCTGCTCCTCGAGACGTTCGAAGACCAGGTCAATCTCGTGCACGTCAATGCCAACGGCCAGAAGAAGAGCCTGGTCTTCGACAACCAGCAGGTCACGCAGACCCTGGACTTCTGAGCCGGATTCCGGGTTCCCTGCCACAACCATCATCCCGGACCATGCCGAAGCACAAGCGAAATGCAGCCCGCATCGTCGACCTGGAAGAGTTTCCCGGCCTGGGGTCCAGAGAAGATCTGGGCGCCATCGTGGCCACTTCCGGCGGGTACGATCCGCTCCATCCCGGCCACGTCTCCTGCCTGCTGGAGTCGTCCGCCCATGGCGATACCCTGGTCGTCATCGTCAACGGCGACGGTTTTCTCCGCCGCAAGAAGGGTAAGCCCTTCATGGATCTCAGGGCCCGTTGCCAGGTGGTCTCCTGTATCCGCGGCGTGGATTTCGTCATACCTTTTGAAATAGAAGACGACGATACGGTCTGCGAGGCCCTGAGGGTGATCCGGCCCCGCGTGTTCACCAAGGGCGGAGACCGGACCGGCATGTCCAACATCCCCGAGTGGAGCGTATGCAAGGAACTCGGCATCGAAGTGATTTCGGGGGTGGGGTTGGACAAGGCCTGGAGCAGTTCCGACTACCTGGAATCGTGGGGACGGTTCTGGTCCGGTCGCGCGGACCGCGGGTAGGCCCATGTGGCGTAATTGTTGCTTGTCCCGTGTCCTGGGCCATCTTATAATCCCGGTACACGAGCCTCACCCGGTTTCTCCCGGA
This window encodes:
- a CDS encoding co-chaperone GroES family protein, with amino-acid sequence MSELIIVGDRVLVEQHDGEQLTHSGLYLPATVTEKEKVGTGKVVRVGPGHLMPNPDYNEGDPVTRPAESVRYLPLQAQTGDFAFYLRKESIEINYQEKTYIIVPHNAILALVRSDGNVLQDLEDLLGEE
- a CDS encoding Bax inhibitor-1 family protein, which codes for MNRTAAYSRAQQGIPVAQLGVDVRGAFITRTYTHLLGAILAFALIEIYLFQTGMAESIARVLLGGSWLIVLGGFIILSWIASHFAHSAQTKGGQYGALGLFVVGEAIIFTPLLYVADSMAPGVINSAATVTLLGFLGLTIVAFHTRKDFSFLGGLLRWGFICALVLIVASVLFGFHLGTIFTVAMIVLAGGAILYDTSNVLHHYPEDRHVGAALQLFASVALLFWYILQFFLSSRD
- the lepB gene encoding signal peptidase I → MHPRIRTIGREVVSFGLIALVLLAARSTLADHYTVPSGSMEYTLLPGDRIFVAKYTYGFRIPFTDWKLTEGREVERGEVVVFDSPVEDIRLVKRIVGVGGDTVSIRGGQVSINGTTMGSYTDMREEFYGERRVRLNLSYSGGEDYGPEVIPPGYLLAIGDARGNSKDGRVFGFISKDAVYGRAVSVYYRDGEGLCWLKL
- a CDS encoding M1 family metallopeptidase, which encodes MAKRLLFYVYALSIACLSTSVIAQKGPESINRSKFRQIKQEAPTPNVYRTASGAPGHQYWQNEADYEMEIELDDETQRLYGTEVITYHNNSPDELAYLWVQLDQNVRALDSDTRKIAGSRVSGQMSFAQLRRLLNDFDGGFKIEWVRDRRDNPLPHTINNTMMRVDIPEPLRPGRSFTFKIKWWYNINDRMKIGGRSGFEYFEEDDNYLYAIAQYFPRMAVYNEVEGWQNKQFLGRGEFTLPFGDYKVSITVPADHIVAATGVLQNPKDVLTDEQQARFERSRTADEPVMIVTEAEAIEAEKSRATEKKTWVFHGDNVRDFAFASSRKFIWDAMGVMSGPQHVMAMSFYPKEGNPLWERYSTKVVAHTMDVYSKYTFYYPYPTSISVHTNRIGMEYPMICFNGGRPEPDGTYSERTKYGMISVIIHEVGHNYFPMIVNSDERQWTWMDEGLNTFLQYLAEQEWDTEYPSRRGPAHQIVNYMKGDVERISPIMTNSESVFQLGPNAYGKPATALNILRETVMGRELFDHAFRSYSQRWMFKHPSPEDFFRSMEDASAVDLDWFWRGWFYSTDHVDLGLGDVKWFQINTRDPEVEKEIARTDREEENRGISYARNRTDITDPMVAQDSTLVDFYNRYDPFEVSILDQDEYESYLESLTPEDLAILESGKHFYELTFENVGGLVMPVILEFELEDGTKEVQRIPAEIWRYRDDSVTKVFVMDQPVERITLDPFLETADTDLSNNVWPPQSKPTRFQLFKQRFRTPENPMQRQQRAEEREKEEAGETKTETQ
- a CDS encoding adenylyltransferase/cytidyltransferase family protein, whose protein sequence is MPKHKRNAARIVDLEEFPGLGSREDLGAIVATSGGYDPLHPGHVSCLLESSAHGDTLVVIVNGDGFLRRKKGKPFMDLRARCQVVSCIRGVDFVIPFEIEDDDTVCEALRVIRPRVFTKGGDRTGMSNIPEWSVCKELGIEVISGVGLDKAWSSSDYLESWGRFWSGRADRG